From the Miscanthus floridulus cultivar M001 unplaced genomic scaffold, ASM1932011v1 fs_661_1_2, whole genome shotgun sequence genome, the window TATAGCTAATTAGCCATGGTTCTGTACCTATCAGCTGTTCTGTTCTTCACTGCCAACCCAATACTCTTTCACTGAAATCAGAATCTTCTCGGGAACATGCGGGCCATCCTCATGATCAAGTAACTTGGACTTCCACCGCATTCCTGCCACCATACTTCTAACCTTGTTCAGTACATCAGCACTGTCCCGCAGTATGACTGCACCCTCTGGCCGTAAAATCCTATCCATCTCCAGAAGAATGTCTTCTGCGTCACACCTACCGATTTTGACATAAACATATTAACAGAAGATATGATTTGCCTTTGCATTACCAACACAGGAGAAAGAACAGAGAACGCTTACTTGTTCTGATATAAACTGAAGATGCCATTGCCATGTATCAGGTCGTATGTCCTAGGGTATGTTGAGAAGCCTTCACACCTGCCAATAGTGCAACATCGCAGAAAACACAAGATCAGTTCCCACACATCAGCATCTCATTTGACAGTGAATGCCAGAAGCATAAGACTCACCAATCATGGTATATACCAATCAGACCTCGCTCATAGATGATACCGAGAGTGTTCCTTTCTGATATAGAGGGCACAACGTTCATTACCCAGGACCTGGGAGAATGAAGAGTTGCAGCAAAACTTCCGAGGCCTGCATTCATGTCCATAATATTCCTGTACCTTGAAGAACCTATCAGCTTGTTCACCCTCTTATAAGTATTGACATGCTTCTTCCACAACTTATTATCATCCTCATAGACTTCTTCTGTGATGCCTGGGACCTGACCCTCCAGAATTCTGGGAGGAATGGCAGATAGTCTCTCTGGAAACTTCTTCAGCTGTGCTGCCTCTACCGGAGGTGTTACACAAGATTCCATTTTCTTATACCTAAATTATAAGCCAAAAATAAACACAAATTAAAACTGATGTAATTGGAAGATAAAAACAGAGCAGATTGCCCAAGCTACAAGTGATTGACAGAAAAGAAGCACATGTTTCTTCCATTGTGAATCAGTAGTAATTTCTGCAATCACTATCTCCAACTTACCCTACCCTACATAAGGCAATCAATTCTTGATCCTATATTTTTCCACTGTGTAAAACATAACtgttatatatatgaattttctTATGAGGATTTTGTAGTGAATGATTATGGTTTATTCAAGTTCACATGGAAATAGGAACTAGAAAATAAACCTTGAGTTATAACTTTGTATAAACATAAGACATACCAGACATCATCTGCATCTTGAACTTTGCACatcttgctagcatgaccatccTTTTGAAGACATGAATATGAATTCCCTTGTTTCTGCCAAATAGCAATATCATCCTTCTCATAGATTTTATCCCAGCAAAGCATTTCAGCAATGTTTTCAATTCTATGTTGATCTTCCTCTGCATCTTGTTTAGACCTTTTCCATGATTGGTAGTATTTCTTCCAATTGATGGGAGGTCCAGAAAGTATCCAATAACCCCCAGGCCTCAGAACCCGATCTACTTCCATCATGTACATACCACCTGCATGAAGAAAAATAATATAGCTCATTAGTCATTGCATATTTACATATATAAAGGTAAAAGGTTGGCTCAGGTATTGGAATCTTGTGAATAGTTTTTACTGCTCACCATTTGACTCCCATGGGATTAAACAGCGTGAGCAATGAGCCATATCAAAAGATCTAGAGGGGTATGGGAGCTTTATAGTTCCAAGTACTCCAATTACTGCAGGGACACCTCGCTCCAAAGCAAATTGAACCTGAGCTTCGTGTGAATCTCTGGGTGCAAATGACATGGTTAATACATTTCTGTCCATTAGGTAAGCCCCGAAGCTTGCAACCTGTACGTGGTCAGAAATGTTACTCCCAGCTATGGAGGGGATCAAGTAATTAAGGTTAGTTTACAAGAAAATGAAGATAAGTCTTACTAAGAAGGCCAACATCTAAATGCCTTGGAACTATAAACTATGAA encodes:
- the LOC136532576 gene encoding probable methyltransferase PMT2 isoform X2 — protein: MWAGSNISDHVQVASFGAYLMDRNVLTMSFAPRDSHEAQVQFALERGVPAVIGVLGTIKLPYPSRSFDMAHCSRCLIPWESNGGMYMMEVDRVLRPGGYWILSGPPINWKKYYQSWKRSKQDAEEDQHRIENIAEMLCWDKIYEKDDIAIWQKQGNSYSCLQKDGHASKMCKVQDADDVWYKKMESCVTPPVEAAQLKKFPERLSAIPPRILEGQVPGITEEVYEDDNKLWKKHVNTYKRVNKLIGSSRYRNIMDMNAGLGSFAATLHSPRSWVMNVVPSISERNTLGIIYERGLIGIYHDWCEGFSTYPRTYDLIHGNGIFSLYQNKCDAEDILLEMDRILRPEGAVILRDSADVLNKVRSMVAGMRWKSKLLDHEDGPHVPEKILISVKEYWVGSEEQNS
- the LOC136532576 gene encoding probable methyltransferase PMT2 isoform X1, with protein sequence MSNKMIEPCHIRYSDYTPCQDQNRAMAFPRENMTYRERHCPVENEKQHCLIPAPKGYVTPFSWPKSRDYVPFANAPYKSLTVEKAVQNWIQYQGDVFKFPGGGTMFPNGANAYLDELASVIPLADGTIRTALDTGCGVASFGAYLMDRNVLTMSFAPRDSHEAQVQFALERGVPAVIGVLGTIKLPYPSRSFDMAHCSRCLIPWESNGGMYMMEVDRVLRPGGYWILSGPPINWKKYYQSWKRSKQDAEEDQHRIENIAEMLCWDKIYEKDDIAIWQKQGNSYSCLQKDGHASKMCKVQDADDVWYKKMESCVTPPVEAAQLKKFPERLSAIPPRILEGQVPGITEEVYEDDNKLWKKHVNTYKRVNKLIGSSRYRNIMDMNAGLGSFAATLHSPRSWVMNVVPSISERNTLGIIYERGLIGIYHDWCEGFSTYPRTYDLIHGNGIFSLYQNKCDAEDILLEMDRILRPEGAVILRDSADVLNKVRSMVAGMRWKSKLLDHEDGPHVPEKILISVKEYWVGSEEQNS